The following proteins are encoded in a genomic region of Paenibacillus sp. FSL H3-0469:
- a CDS encoding NADPH-dependent oxidoreductase codes for MIRLLMNHRSFRNYSGQAVEPWKLKTIIEAAQAAPSWVNGQQVSMIAVRSEERRQQLSVLCGNQKHVAAAPVFLVFCMDFHRAKLAAELEGQPFETAADVDALLVGATDAGIALANAVAAAESLGLGIIPIGGVRRNTAGVIELLQLPEYVFPVVGLCIGYPAGEQPKSSRLPIAAVYHEEVYNPDQQHLIEEYNETHRELLKSQGLTERSWTSMIARFYALNPQYGDSQRTLKQQGFTCENLNKE; via the coding sequence GTGATTAGATTACTTATGAACCACCGTTCGTTCCGGAACTACAGCGGGCAGGCGGTGGAGCCTTGGAAGCTGAAGACGATTATTGAGGCAGCTCAGGCGGCACCGTCTTGGGTGAACGGCCAGCAGGTATCGATGATTGCGGTACGCAGTGAGGAACGCAGGCAGCAGCTGTCGGTGCTGTGCGGCAACCAGAAGCACGTGGCGGCAGCGCCGGTCTTCCTGGTGTTCTGCATGGACTTTCACCGGGCCAAGCTTGCGGCGGAGCTGGAAGGCCAGCCGTTCGAAACGGCTGCGGATGTAGACGCGCTGCTGGTTGGAGCTACGGATGCCGGCATTGCGCTAGCGAACGCAGTGGCTGCCGCCGAGTCGCTGGGGCTGGGGATTATCCCGATCGGGGGCGTGCGCCGCAACACGGCAGGAGTGATTGAACTGTTGCAGCTGCCAGAGTATGTATTTCCTGTGGTCGGTCTCTGCATTGGCTATCCGGCGGGAGAACAGCCGAAGAGTTCACGCCTGCCTATAGCAGCTGTATACCATGAAGAGGTCTATAACCCTGATCAGCAACACTTGATCGAAGAATATAATGAGACCCACCGGGAGCTGCTCAAGTCCCAGGGGCTGACGGAGCGGAGCTGGACCAGCATGATTGCCCGCTTCTACGCTCTGAATCCGCAGTATGGGGACTCACAGCGTACGCTGAAGCAGCAGGGCTTCACCTGTGAGAATCTGAATAAGGAGTAA